A single Lactuca sativa cultivar Salinas chromosome 8, Lsat_Salinas_v11, whole genome shotgun sequence DNA region contains:
- the LOC111899238 gene encoding uncharacterized protein LOC111899238: MVGGGNRKDGPVAINSTNVFAALGSLKKKKKSDKGDGSSKNAGSSKTKHDGEGNGVEEQVFWAPAPLTMKSWADVDDEDDDDYYATTAPPPSVWVAGEDDQKGNETPVEESESESEDEDEDLDETDEEENDHEEEEPFIENTVPILPPKETDRQLSKKELKKKELAELEAVLAEFGLNNNPGKENSIDGGKEKVENQNEGVAEKKEKTMGGGGESKSAKKKKKEKASKEAKEEEKEKDQETESSAAEEKELSGVNMKEKIKKMASMKKKKSGKEMDGAARAAASEAAARSARLAAAKKKEKNHYNQQPVR; this comes from the exons ATGGTTGGAGGTGGAAATAGAAAGGATGGACCAGTAGCAATCAACAGCACCAATGTTTTTGCTGCTCTTGGTAgcctaaagaagaagaagaaatcggATAAAGGTGATGGTTCTTCAAAAAATGCAGGCAGCTCTAAGACGAAACATGATGGTGAAGGAAATGGAGTAGAGGAACAGGTTTTCTGGGCTCCAGCGCCTTTAACAATGAAGTCATGGGCGGATGTGGatgatgaagacgatgatgatTACTACGCAACCACCGCTCCGCCACCGTCCGTTTGGGTTGCCGGTGAAGACGATCAGAAAGGAAATGAAACTCCAGTTGAG GAGAGTGAAAGTGAaagtgaagatgaagatgaagaccttgATGAAACCGATGAAGAAGAAAATGATCATGAAGAAGAAGAGCCATTCATTGAAAATACTGTTCCAATTTTACCTCCGAAAGAAACCGACAGACAGCTTTCGAAGAAGgaattgaagaagaaggagctagcGGAGCTCGAAGCAGTGCTTGCAGAATTCGGTTTGAATAACAACCCTGGCAAAGAGAACTCCATTG ATGGTGGTAAAGAGAAGGTAGAGAATCAAAATGAAGGGGTGGCAGAGAAGAAAGAGAAAACCATGGGAGGTGGTGGTGAGAGCAAAAGTgctaaaaagaagaagaaagagaaggcATCAAAGGaagcaaaagaagaagaaaaggaaaaggATCAGGAGACTGAAAGCTCAGCTGCAGAAGAAAAAGAGTTGTCTggagtgaacatgaaagagaagATTAAGAAAATGGCTTccatgaagaagaagaaatctGGCAAGGAAATGGACGGTGCCGCTAGAGCTGCCGCCAGTGAGGCGGCGGCAAGGAGTGCAAGGCTTGCAGCAgccaagaagaaagagaagaatcACTACAACCAGCAGCCTGTAAGGTAA
- the LOC111899241 gene encoding uncharacterized protein LOC111899241 has translation MRKNLFMRLVGDLEMNYPYFQTTFDATNQRSFSALQKCTSTIHQFAKSYNTYSLDEYLNMSERTSREALKNFCYGVVQMYKAEYLRRPTSTDIYLLYEAHEARHGFRGMLGSIDCTHWNRRNCPTKLRDQYMRAGSNNDLKVLYQSPLFNEKYHGTGPDCSFYLNDEHYKHGYYLADEIYPSCIVFVKL, from the exons ATGAGAAAAAATTTGTTTATGCGACTTGTTGGTGATCTGGAGATGAATTATCCTTATTTTCAAACAACATTTGATGCAACAAATCAAAGAAGTTTCAGTGCACTACAAAAATGCACATCAACAATACATCAATTCGCAAAGAGTTATAACACATACTCGTTAGATGAGTATCTGAATATGTCAGAAAGAACTTCTCGTGAAGCTCTTAAAAACTTTTGCTATGGTGTTGTTCAAATGTATAAGGCAGAATATTTACGTCGTCCAACATCCACTGACATTTACCTATTGTATGAAGCACATGAAGCTAGACATGGATTCCGTGGAATGCTTGGTAGCATTGACTGCACACATTGGAATCGGAGGAATTGTCCAACAAAATTGAGAGACCAATACATGAGGG CCGGTTCGAACAATGATTTAAAGGTCCTCTACCAATCACCACTGTTTAATGAGAAATATCATGGAACGGGACCCGATTGTTCATTTTATCTGAATGATGAACACTACAAGCATGGTTACTATCTTGCAGATGAAATATATCCATCATGTATTGTATTTGTGAAG TTGTAG